From a region of the Arachis ipaensis cultivar K30076 chromosome B09, Araip1.1, whole genome shotgun sequence genome:
- the LOC107616003 gene encoding tropomyosin, smooth muscle/fibroblast CTM1-like, with translation MYRTLLRGAVIAQKAEFKLSEMQALRRKLESSGKANNDFKVQVELLQGQLSEVGKKLKAAEEKTESTEEKLKASDETVSHLTEREMTLESQLSAAQGRVAALEKERDQAVSSAKAAKAEVDELKRKHKATKEQGKNAIFMTEEALKAQVKIVAPDFDTSAIGVFKTIQHCKIVDTENELL, from the coding sequence atgtatcggACGCTGCTCcgtggggccgtgatagctcAGAAGGCCGAGTTCAAGTTGTCGGAAATGCAGGCTCTTCGAAGAAAGCTTGAATCTTCTGGTAAGGCGAACAATGACTTCAAGGTGCAAGTCGAGCTGCTTCAGGGGCAGCTGTCCGAGGTGGGGAAAAAGCTCAAGGCTGCTGAGGAGAAAACAGAGTCTACCGAGGAGAAATTGAAGGCTTCCGATGAGACTGTGTCCCATTtaaccgagcgggagatgacCCTAGAGAGCCAGCTGAGTGCCGCGCAGGGTCGGGTGGCAGCCTTGGAGAAGGAACGCGACCAGGCCGTTTCGTCGGCTAAAGCTGCTAAAGCCGAGGTCGACGAGCTTAAGAGGAAGCACAAGGCGACGaaggagcaagggaagaatgCGATCTTCATGACCGAGGAGGCTCTGAAGGCtcaggtgaagatcgtggctccAGACTTCGATACGTCGGCTATTGGGGTCTTCAAAACGATCCAGCACTGCAAGATTGTTGACACCGAAAATGAACTCTTGTAA